The window ACAGATGGTTGGAACCCCACACAACCTCTTCACGACTCTTCTTCCAGTTTATCGTCCatcatttgtcatgtacagtggaaaggtaaaagtaaccatgctgattttaaatcagacaaatATGGCCAGATAAAGATGATTGGAGGGCCGCATTTGGCCCGCAggccgccagttgactagccctgaTATAGATTTAagttatatactgtaaaaacgttataaaaaaattatatgaataatgtGGTACATTAATTAAGGTTATTATaacatattatattttatattttggctCTGGGGTTGTCTGAGAGTCTATAGTTGTAAACAATTATAATACAATTGAAAATCTTTTCcatcaaacataaaaacaatcattttaattatattaattattaaacattattaattattatagtaataactaaaatacttatttattataaaaatttctCACTCACTCAGTTAAAATACTTATGTATTTGTGAATAACACATTCACACTTATTTGACGATTAGATACAACTGTAATTGTATATCGTGAGATATTTTTGTGCTGTAGGAAATGAGATTGTCATCCATTGTTGTCCAGGTAAGGAGTTTTTCCAGCCGTGTCTGGGTCATCATTCTGGGACGGGTTATTGTGCAAACCACCGACCCGTCCTTTACTACAGTTCCAGCCTGGACCACTATGACAATCCACAGTTTGGGTATGTTGGATTATGTTTACCTGTACTGTAAATCACACATGCACTTTAAACCTTCATTTTAgattcacattttattttctcttaGCCTTTCTCTGTCAGACAGCTTTGAGTCGCAATCTAAGCGTCATTACCGGCGTATGGTTCTTCCCGTTGGGAAAGAGGCTCTGTCCTGCTCCGGGACCAAACTCAGAGAGAGTGGATATTTACAGCTTGACTCTCAGCCAAGAGCGGTGCGAGCCAACatacattaatacattaacaCAGCCAATCTCCAAAGTACTGTActgtttaaacacacacacttacactgcaaaaaaattattttcaagaaaaatgttcttagtatttttgtcttgttttcagtaaaaaaatatttaaaaattcttaaattaagatgctttttcttgatgagctaaACGAACCAAGAAAttatgtctagtttttagaccaaaaatatcaaattaaaatgattttgtgcataaaacaagcacaaaaatctgccaatggggtaagcaaaaaatatttttcttaaacactaaattcaagaaaaaattgcttaccccattgctTGTTTATGctcaaattcacttaaatttgatatttttggtctaaaaacttattttcttgggttgttttgctcatcaagaaaaagcatcttaatttaagaatttttactgAATTTTTTaaggatatttttactgaaaacaagacaaaatactaagaaaatgttttattgaaaatcattttttgcagtgtgcccACTTACACTGCTAAAAATggctttcttacttagtatttttgtcttgtcagtacaaatatctaaaatttccTAAATGAAAGTGTGTtgtcttgataagcaaaatgacctaagaaaacaagtgtagtttttagacaaaaataaacaatttaagcgaatttgtgcttaaaacaagcaaaaaaaaatctgccaaaaatgtttcttgaattaagtctttaacttatttcaagatttttttcttaccctattggcagatttttttcttatgcacggcaaaacattattttcaagaaaaaaaattcttagtatttttgtcttgttttcagtaaaaatatctaaaaattcttcaactacagttgtgttcaaaattattcaaccccaactgaaattgattgttttggccggtttgacattgattttgatcattcagtcatcctgcttacaattacatcaaagaggcatgtgtaggtcagacaaatataacataacatttataatgaaataaccacaaatgtcttttctgtgctcacatcattatcagttttattcaacccccaagtgacattcaatcttagtacttagtacaacatccttttacagttaaaacagcttttaaacgtgaagcatagcttgacacaagtgtcttgcagcgatctacgggtatcttcgcccattcatcatgggcaaaagcctccagttcagtcacattcttaggcttgcgcactgcaactgctttctttaagtcccaccagaggttctcaatcggatttaagtctggtgactgcgatggccacttcaaaatgttccagccttttttctgcaaccatgctctagtggatttggaggtatgcttgggatcattgtcctgttgaaaggtccaacgtctcccaagcctcaggtttgtgacggactgcaacacattgtcatccaatatctcctggtactgaagagaattcatggtaccttgcacacgctgaagtttccctgtacctgcagaagcaaaacagccccaaagcatgattgaccccccaccatgcttcacagtaggcaaggtgttcttttcttcataggccttgtttttcctcctccaaacatagcgttgatccatgggcccaaacagttctaattttccacagaacactatcccaaaacttctgtggtttgtccacatgacttttggcatactgcagtcgactcttcttattctttggagacagcaagggggtgcgcctgggagttctggcatggaggccttcagtacgcagggtgcgccgtattgtctgagcagaaacttcagtacccacatctgacaaatcttttctcagttcctcagcagtcacacggggacttttttccactctacgcttcagatagcgcacagcagtcgcagttagcatcttttttctgccacgaccaggaagcgtttcaacagtgccctttgccttgaatttgcgaatgatgcttcctatggtgtctcttggtatgtttaacatctttgcaatcttcttatagccattgcccttcctgtgaagattaatcacctcttctcttgtcttcctggaccattcttttgacttcaccatgtttgtaaccacaccagtaaatgtttagaaggagttgagtatcacagtcattttaaagctgcctaattggtgcttattaggctttattgctgttccctgacatccacaggtgttttcaatacctgattgaaaacacttcaatgaacctctgttcttcagagtggtagttctttaaggggttgaataattgtgtcaatgaagaattcacaaaagaaacatttactactatattacaaaaccaattgatgtcattttagttgcatatggttctttaagaagtcattgtaggatttcattctgaatacaattacaaatgtacactaaattcccaaaaacccttaacagcattgggggttgaataattttgaacacaactgtaagATGCTTCTCTTGATGagtaaaacgacccaagaaaataagtctagtttagaccaaaaatataaaatttaagtgattttgtgcataaaacgagccaatggggtaagcaaattttgcttggttttttcttgaatttagtgtttaagaaaaatgttcaaggttttttgcttacaccattggcttgttttatgcacaaaagcaattaaatgtaatatttttggtttaaaaactagacttattttcttggatcgtTTTGCTCATCGGGAAAAGGCATCTTGGTTTGggggtttttggatatttttactgaaaaaaagacaaaaatactaagaaattgttttcttgaaaataattttttgcagtgtgtcattttgctcattaagaaaatacatcttgatttaagacgtttttttttaagatatttttaaatattaagtaagaaagtcatttttttgctgtGTATTCTGTCTTCTCAGAgaaatgttttctggaagtcaGAGAATAAAAAATCGTACAATCCTCACCATCTCAGAGTTTCAGGTAAGTAAAAATAAGAATTACAAACAaagtttattttgaatgatatttAAATGTTGATTTGTGTATTAGTTGGACGCAGAGAAGAAAGTGGCTACACCGAGGGAATCAATCTACAGCCAAACACTTTCCTACCTTATCACATTAACATGGTGAGGAAAGTCACCTTTATGTATATAAAGCTTTATACAATACAGAtgcaaaaataatgcaaacTTTATCAAAGTAAATAAGATTTGGTTAAGTTATTAATTTAAGTATACACAAAATAGTGATTCATTGCCAAAAAAGCCTTAAAATACACTTCACTGTTAAAATTCAACATGGCATAAGCAAAATCCTTTTTCTGATGTCATGCCGATCTAATTGGTTGTTAACGGTTGTTAGGACGACGCTCGTAGGATTCAGGAAAGTGTGACGAGGAGTGACTTTCTGCCCAAAGTTTTCCCACAGGTGCGCTTGTCTGTTTCTCTTGGCCTCTGCTGATGTCCATCAACaaaactttttcattttttgtgattattaAAATGTGTGTCATTTGGATGAGATTATAGTTTCTAGGGcttacttgtgtgtgtgtgtgtgtgtgtgtgtgtgtgtgtgtgtgtcagggcAGTGAAGCTTTACCTAAACTTTCTTCCTGTGCACTTCGAGACACTGGATTCACAAGAGACACACCGAAACCTCTGACCACTTCAGTAAgtgtctctcgctctctctcgctctctctgtatatcaaagttgtgttttaaCCCATGACTATAATTCTCTGACCCAGGATCAGTATTTCTAGTATTTTATCTCAACAGGTGTCTGCGCAGGGTAACTCCAATGAGTCAAATAGACACAAGACCAGATCTCCTTTAGTAAGATGGTCTATTGGACCAATGGTAAAACAAACTCTTTCTAATATATTGCCTACCTACTCTTTATTGTTtatctgtgatttttttttacatgcatttcAACTTAAACTATCTGGAATGTGTTTTTATCGAAGCGTTAAGAAGTTTTTTTAGTTTAGGTTTTtaagaggacatatcatgaaaatcggacactttccatgtttaaatgctataattgggtccccagcaGTGATGCGCGAGTTGATCCGTTACGAGTCAtcccaaaatatttttaatgatattcgggtcgcTGTCGGgcgggtcgtttgaaataaagatgccagttaactattttaaacaattactactttaaaaaaatgcgtgCCAGTGAGTGGGTCGGGTacactatttatttttttttgcggTCCAAGTTGCGtgcgggttagttgaaaacgttggtcgggtgcgggttgtttatacattgatcCGCGCATCACTGGTcccagaaaatgtgaaaaagatcaacccagtaacttagttttggtaaaccattctctgcaagcatgtgaaaaaatagtaattgacatttgtctccccttgtgatgtcagaaagggataatactgccgcttaatctgcactatccaaccacgacactgccattttagtgcagagagaaaaaaataattgacagcacaattgagtttcaatttcaacaaaccatcgTTATCAGTGTTCAgtatttgcatttcatcagctcatttgcattttaaaggacacacccaaaaacagcacatttttgctcacatctacaaagtggcaatttataataaattttctGTGGGATATTTtgggctaaaacttcacatacacactctggggacaccaaagacttattttacatcttaaaaatgtctcattatatgtcccctttaaagtttaTAGGTTATTTGAGTTTCTAGGTACTTGGCTATAATATCTATAtcacaaaaacacaagatgAAATGTCTCACATCAGCATCATCCAGTTATCCACTCAGAAGATGATTcagaatattttatattcatgtttttttttgtatgtgttCACTCTtagaatgaatgtgttaaaaacaacacattagtgttgattctgggacaacacactaaatgcagaacccacccatctctgtgttatttttgaaacaacacattttgtgttacttttaacacagcatgtgttatattttaacacaaaattaacacaaaatgacacataatgtgttaaaattacacacaatgtgttaaaagcttaccgcacaatgatgtgtaaaaaattaacacatcctttctaagagtgttgGTCCTGTAAGAAGGATTTCTGAGATGATGATGCTGTTCTTTGTTCTTCAGTCCTCATCTGGATTCATCCTGAATACTCCTAACATCACAAGTCTTTCACACACATCAGTCGACCCTCAACACTTTCTTACGCATTACCAAAGCAAGTGAGTCacatctgtgtgtctgtgtttatttcagtggataatcaaacaaaaatatgaatatgCGATCATACATTTGGTTAAACTTGTTTATAatcaataaaattattttatgggGAAACAGGTTAACGGCTATATTATGATTTTGGTCATGCTTCTCACCACCACTAGTGTTTTCTGATTAGTTGAAGCCTGGAGCTGTGTGttttctgattggttaaaatGAAGGTTTCATCTTTATATAAATCAGGTTTTGTGATGGATCATCAGTAGAGCATCAAAGAGGAGAATGGATGAAAGGAGGCGTACAGATGCACAGAGAGAGCGGTTACAGCGGACGAGACCGCAACAGGTACACGGATAAAATAAACCTGTGCATTATTTCCATACACCTCAACATGTGttaataaaatcatatttttgtTTCTCTTACAGGTTTTATCACATCCTAGATTCTTAATAAACctgaaatatagatataaatcTGGTGTTTCTGTCTAATCTATTTCAATGCAAACGCAGAGATCAGATACATCtcatttcatttacattaaaCCTGATCAGCagattgtgtgtgtatatgttaaTGCATACACAAACGcagataaacacacacatgcaaacaaGTTTGTATTCATGCAGAGAGAGGAGTGGCACCAACAGAAAGCTCAGGTTGTTGGCATATGGGCACATTTATGGTGCCTAT is drawn from Misgurnus anguillicaudatus chromosome 6, ASM2758022v2, whole genome shotgun sequence and contains these coding sequences:
- the LOC141364359 gene encoding stabilizer of axonemal microtubules 4-like isoform X1; amino-acid sequence: MSHDDPPAVVVMVKTDRRKRGGVVWHGHARRDDSQCLSAMVGFLETSRPTGRLTNIGLDHYCTSYRHSYGKEFFQPCLGHHSGTGYCANHRPVLYYSSSLDHYDNPQFGLSLSDSFESQSKRHYRRMVLPVGKEALSCSGTKLRESGYLQLDSQPRARNVFWKSENKKSYNPHHLRVSVGRREESGYTEGINLQPNTFLPYHINMDDARRIQESVTRSDFLPKVFPQGSEALPKLSSCALRDTGFTRDTPKPLTTSVSAQGNSNESNRHKTRSPLVRWSIGPMSSSGFILNTPNITSLSHTSVDPQHFLTHYQSKFCDGSSVEHQRGEWMKGGVQMHRESGYSGRDRNRFYHILDS
- the LOC141364359 gene encoding stabilizer of axonemal microtubules 4-like isoform X2 produces the protein MKCLSAMVGFLETSRPTGRLTNIGLDHYCTSYRHSYGKEFFQPCLGHHSGTGYCANHRPVLYYSSSLDHYDNPQFGLSLSDSFESQSKRHYRRMVLPVGKEALSCSGTKLRESGYLQLDSQPRARNVFWKSENKKSYNPHHLRVSVGRREESGYTEGINLQPNTFLPYHINMDDARRIQESVTRSDFLPKVFPQGSEALPKLSSCALRDTGFTRDTPKPLTTSVSAQGNSNESNRHKTRSPLVRWSIGPMSSSGFILNTPNITSLSHTSVDPQHFLTHYQSKFCDGSSVEHQRGEWMKGGVQMHRESGYSGRDRNRFYHILDS